The DNA sequence ACACCACCTTGTGGTCCCCGTCCGCGAGGTGCAGCAGGGCCGAGGGGGTCCCCGACAGCCGCGTCCCCACGGCGAGCGGCTTGCCCAGCCAGACGGCATCCACCTCCGCGCTGTCGGCGGGGTTGAGGAGGCCGGGCAGGCAGCCGTAGTTCACCGGGGCGAGCCAGGGCTCAGTGCGGTACGGCACGACCTCCCCGTCCCGCCAGACAAAGCGCTCCAGGGTGCCGCGC is a window from the Deinococcus apachensis DSM 19763 genome containing:
- a CDS encoding inorganic pyrophosphatase, with product MTGPLETEGVVEWARGTLERFVWRDGEVVPYRTEPWLAPVNYGCLPGLLNPADSAEVDAVWLGKPLAVGTRLSGTPSALLHLADGDHKVVFGNLEEHQGGDLLALLAWFPPGRGARLEGPENAAAWLASLTAGA